A region of the Candidatus Methylomirabilota bacterium genome:
GTGCCCGGCTCCTCGCGCTACTTCGAGCGCGGGGTGATGGTCTATTCCAACCGCGCCAAGGAGGAGCTACTCGGCGTGCCCGCCGAGGTGCTTGCCGCCCACGGCGCGGTCAGCGGGCCCTGCGCCGAGGCCATGGCTGCCGGGATGCGCCGGGTCGCCGGCACCGATTGCGCGCTGGCGGTCACCGGCATCGCGGGCCCGGATGGCGGCACGCCGACCAAGCCGGTGGGCACCGTCTTCGTCGGGATGGCGGTGGGCGACGATGTGCGGGCCGAGCGATTCCACTTCGCCGGCGACCGCGCCGCGATCAAGTGGCACTCGGCGCAGGCGGCGCTCGACCTGCTCCGGCGGCGGCTGCTCGCGGCACCGGAGCCTGGCCGATAACCCGGATCCGATCCTTCGTGGCGATCCTGCTGCCCGATTCCTTGCGGGCGGCGCTCGCCGCGGAGATCGAGCGCCTGGCGCCACGGGCCCGCGATGTCGCCTGGGTCGGCTCCGAGAACCTGCATCTCACGCTGAAGTTCCTCGGCGGCGTCGAGCCGGAGCGTCTGGAGCGGGTGGCCGCCGCGCTGGGGGCCGCGGCGGCGACGGTCGCCCCCTTCGAGGTGGCGCTGCGCGGGCTGGGCGCCTTCCCGTCCCAGCGCCGTCCACGCGTCGTGTGGGCCGGAGCCCACACCGGCGGGGCGGCGGTGACTGCCCTGGCGGCTCGGGTCGAGGACGCGCTCGGCCCGCTCGACTTTCCGCGCGAGGCTCGCGCCTTCTCCGCCCACGTGACCCTGGGCCGCGTCCGGGAGCCCCGCCGCGCGGCCGCTCTGGGCGAGGCGCTGGCCGCGGACGCCGAGAAGGACTTCGGCCGGTTCCGGGTCGAGCAGGTGACGCTGATGCGCAGCGATCTGTCGCCTCGCGGCGCCCGCCACACCGCGCTCGCGTCCTGGCCGCTCGGCGGGCCGGTTCAGCAGTGAGCCGTGCCGCTCTTCAGACATTGACCTCTGCCGCCACGGACTCCTAGAATGCTCGAGGCGGGATTCGACGGAGAACCTCTCACGGTGCAGGCGCCCCGGCGGTAAAGGAGACGATCCATGGCTGAAGTCAAGAACGATCGGCGGCAGGCCCTGGACCTTGCCATCGCGCAGATCGAGCGGCAATTCGGCAAGGGCGCGGTCATGCGGCTGGGTTCGGGGGCGCCGCTCGAGGAGATCGCCGTCATTCCCACCGGGGCCCTCAAGCTCGACGCCGCCCTGGGCGTGGGTGGACTGCCGCGCGGCCGCGTGACCGAGATCTACGGGCCCGAGTCCTCGGGCAAGACCACGCTGGCCCTGCACGTGGTGGCGGAGGCCCAGCGGCTCGGTGGCGTCGCCGCCT
Encoded here:
- the thpR gene encoding RNA 2',3'-cyclic phosphodiesterase, giving the protein MAILLPDSLRAALAAEIERLAPRARDVAWVGSENLHLTLKFLGGVEPERLERVAAALGAAAATVAPFEVALRGLGAFPSQRRPRVVWAGAHTGGAAVTALAARVEDALGPLDFPREARAFSAHVTLGRVREPRRAAALGEALAADAEKDFGRFRVEQVTLMRSDLSPRGARHTALASWPLGGPVQQ